In the genome of Phycisphaerales bacterium, one region contains:
- a CDS encoding YhbY family RNA-binding protein → MALNSDQRRQFVASSHPLKPVTTLVAGRVTDAVVAQVRQCFTGRALLKVRVHAECAAACDEAARDLAGRVPCEVVRRIGRVVLLYRPEE, encoded by the coding sequence ATGGCCTTGAATTCGGACCAAAGGCGCCAATTCGTGGCAAGCAGTCACCCGCTGAAGCCCGTCACCACCCTGGTTGCAGGCCGCGTGACGGACGCGGTTGTGGCGCAGGTCCGACAGTGCTTTACCGGGCGCGCGCTGCTCAAAGTGCGGGTGCATGCCGAGTGCGCGGCAGCGTGTGACGAGGCCGCTCGGGATCTCGCAGGGCGTGTTCCGTGCGAAGTCGTACGCAGGATTGGCCGGGTTGTGCTGCTGTATCGGCCGGAGGAGTGA